One Rosa chinensis cultivar Old Blush chromosome 5, RchiOBHm-V2, whole genome shotgun sequence genomic region harbors:
- the LOC112165740 gene encoding F-box/kelch-repeat protein At3g06240-like, with product MLHCVDLPEDVLVKILCRLPVKYLIRFTCVSKRWRSVITSDPQFAKSHLQLALQQGTLRHRVLTSAYYFYFELATPYHDVPTRFHSFEDNSSVRTLTYPTEENNYPHILVSCNGLVLLAEPTTSQFNLYIWNPTTRFSRKIPHLPESDLFSISLGHVSATDDYKVVLIPLSGSSGHVYSLREKIWKVVEVPPSHSWRSRVGTYSNGAIHWVNYRMPENSERVIYAFDLAKEEFGKVALPDSFQNGYDMNGRTIRTQVHLGGCLCVSFNADHGLIEFPIEFWVMTEYGVPESWVKLFQFEVRDLRKVSAHSDYGCSPIFVTEGGTVLMKFAGKMEFFKIERSKEGKLVCSCRYRLEEEVHGCMYVAQATVYDETLVSIPE from the coding sequence ATGTTGCACTGCGTCGATCTCCCCGAAGATGTTCTAGTGAAGATTCTGTGCCGGTTGCCGGTCAAATATTTGATCCGCTTCACCTGTGTGTCGAAACGGTGGCGTTCTGTTATCACTTCTGACCCTCAGTTTGCCAAATCCCACCTCCAGCTAGCATTACAGCAGGGAACCCTCCGTCATAGAGTCCTCACCTCTGCCTATTATTTCTACTTTGAGTTAGCCACACCCTACCATGATGTACCCACTCGATTTCACTCATTTGAAGATAATTCTTCAGTCAGAACTCTAACGTACCCAACAGAGGAGAATAATTATCCTCATATACTTGTTTCCTGCAATGGTTTGGTTCTTCTAGCTGAACCCACTACCAGTCAATTTAACTTGTATATCTGGAACCCAACAACCAGATTTTCCCGCAAAATACCTCATCTACCAGAAAGCGACCTATTCTCTATAAGTCTTGGTCATGTTTCAGCCACAGATGACTACAAAGTTGTCCTAATACCGCTTTCTGGTAGTTCTGGTCATGTTTACTCACTCAGAgaaaagatttggaaagttGTTGAAGTTCCTCCTTCACACAGCTGGCGTAGCCGTGTGGGGACTTATTCAAATGGAGCAATTCATTGGGTCAACTACCGCATGCCAGAGAATTCTGAGAGAGTTATCTATGCTTTTGATTTGGCGAAGGAGGAGTTCGGAAAAGTAGCATTGCCTGATTCATTCCAAAATGGATATGATATGAATGGGAGAACGATAAGAACTCAGGTTCATTTAGGAGGATGCCTTTGTGTATCTTTTAATGCCGATCATGGGCTTATTGAATTCCCTATTGAATTCTGGGTCATGACAGAGTATGGTGTGCCTGAATCTTGGGTTAAACTCTTTCAGTTTGAGGTAAGGGATTTACGAAAAGTCTCTGCACACTCAGACTATGGTTGTAGTCCTATTTTTGTGACAGAAGGCGGCACAGTTTTGATGAAATTTGCTGGCAAGATGGAGTTTTTTAAGATCGAACGCTCCAAGGAAGGGAAGCTGGTCTGCAGCTGTCGATATAGGCTTGAGGAGGAGGTGCATGGGTGCATGTATGTGGCTCAAGCGACTGTATATGATGAAACTCTAGTTTCGATACCCGAATGA
- the LOC112164220 gene encoding F-box/kelch-repeat protein At3g06240 yields the protein MLHCVDLPEDVLVKILCRLPVKYLIRFTCVSKRWRSVITSDPQFAKSHLQLALQQGTLRHRVLASAYYFDFNLVRLYDDVPTRFQSFEDNSSVRTLTYPTEENNYPQIVVSCNGLVLLAESTTSQFNNLYIWNPSTRFSRKIPHLPEGDLFYFYKVYSLREKIWKVVEVPPSHSWSSPVGTYSNGAIHWVNYCTPENSERVIYAFDLANEEFGKVALPDSFQNGYDMNGRTIRTQVHLGGCLCVSSDADHGLIEFWVMTEYGVPESWVKLFQFEVRDLRKVSAHSYYGCSPIFVTEGGTVLMKFSDKMEFFKIERSKEGKLVCSRRYRLEEEVHGCKYISHATVYDETLVSIPE from the exons ATGTTGCACTGCGTCGATCTCCCCGAAGATGTTCTAGTGAAGATTCTGTGCCGGTTGCCTGTCAAATATTTGATCCGCTTCACCTGTGTGTCGAAACGGTGGCGTTCTGTTATCACTTCTGACCCTCAGTTTGCCAAATCCCACCTCCAGCTAGCATTACAGCAGGGAACCCTCCGTCATAGAGTCCTCGCCTCTGCCTATTATTTCGACTTTAATTTAGTAAGACTCTACGATGATGTACCCACTCGATTTCAATCATTTGAAGATAATTCTTCAGTCAGAACTCTAACCTACCCAACAGAGGAGAATAATTATCCACAAATAGTTGTTTCCTGCAATGGTTTGGTTCTTCTAGCTGAATCCACTACCAGTCAATTTAATAACTTGTATATCTGGAACCCATCAACCAGATTTTCCCGCAAAATACCTCATCTACCAGAAGGGGACCTATTCTAT TTCTACAAAGTTTACTCACTCAGAgaaaagatttggaaagttGTTGAAGTTCCTCCTTCACACAGCTGGAGTAGCCCTGTGGGGACTTATTCAAATGGAGCAATTCATTGGGTCAACTACTGCACGCCAGAGAATTCTGAGAGAGTTATCTATGCTTTTGATTTGGCGAATGAGGAGTTCGGAAAAGTAGCATTGCCTGATTCATTCCAAAATGGATATGACATGAATGGGAGAACGATAAGAACTCAGGTTCATTTAGGAGGATGCCTTTGTGTATCTTCTGATGCCGATCATGGGCTTATTGAATTCTGGGTCATGACAGAGTATGGTGTGCCTGAATCTTGGGTTAAACTCTTTCAGTTTGAGGTAAGGGATTTACGAAAAGTCTCTGCACACTCATACTATGGTTGTAGTCCTATTTTTGTGACAGAAGGCGGCACAGTTTTGATGAAATTTTCTGACAAGATGGAGTTTTTTAAGATCGAACGCTCCAAGGAAGGGAAGCTGGTCTGCAGCCGTCGATATAGGCTTGAGGAGGAGGTGCATGGGTGCAAGTATATATCTCATGCGACTGTATATGATGAAACTCTAGTTTCGATACCCGAATGA